A window of the Kiritimatiellia bacterium genome harbors these coding sequences:
- a CDS encoding MFS transporter — MRIKNLRWWIVGLLFFGTALNYLDRNVLAILEPMIKRDLNWTPQDWGLINGGFWLAYAVFAMVTGRLLDKIGTKLGYTLMLAWWGTACALHGFAGSVMGFVILRFALGMAESGVIPATAKACAEWFPQKERGFAYGLSVMGMMIGGIVAPPVTGLIAMKFGWQWAFFVTGGVCALWLLGWQWLFNDPAKNKHITEAERGYILKNKMTEHESCPDNGAGGRVSIRNLVGLPQVWGIAVARFLGDPVWAFFVAWIPKYMSEARGIVFRERKRPKLSIEQIFGRKCFIEC, encoded by the coding sequence ATGCGCATAAAAAATCTTCGCTGGTGGATCGTGGGGCTTTTATTTTTCGGCACGGCCTTGAACTATCTTGACCGGAACGTGCTGGCGATCCTGGAGCCGATGATCAAACGCGACTTGAACTGGACGCCGCAGGATTGGGGCCTGATCAACGGCGGATTCTGGCTGGCCTACGCCGTCTTTGCGATGGTGACGGGGCGTTTGCTTGACAAGATCGGCACAAAGCTGGGGTACACGTTGATGCTCGCCTGGTGGGGAACGGCCTGCGCCCTGCACGGGTTTGCCGGATCGGTCATGGGGTTTGTGATCCTGAGGTTTGCGCTTGGCATGGCGGAATCCGGGGTCATTCCCGCCACCGCGAAGGCCTGTGCGGAATGGTTTCCCCAGAAGGAACGTGGATTTGCTTATGGTTTATCGGTTATGGGCATGATGATCGGCGGCATTGTTGCGCCGCCCGTCACCGGTTTGATTGCAATGAAGTTCGGCTGGCAATGGGCGTTTTTTGTTACCGGCGGGGTTTGTGCCCTCTGGCTTTTGGGCTGGCAATGGCTTTTCAACGACCCTGCAAAGAACAAACATATAACCGAGGCTGAACGCGGCTATATTCTGAAAAACAAGATGACGGAACATGAGTCTTGTCCGGATAATGGTGCCGGTGGACGGGTAAGCATCCGAAATCTAGTCGGACTGCCACAGGTATGGGGAATCGCCGTGGCGCGGTTTCTGGGCGATCCGGTCTGGGCGTTTTTTGTGGCGTGGATTCCAAAGTATATGTCTGAAGCGCGCGGCATTGTCTTCCGCGAGCGTAAACGGCCAAAACTGTCCATTGAACAAATCTTCGGACGAAAATGTTTTATTGAATGTTGA